A region of the Neomicrococcus lactis genome:
AGCGGCGAAGTCAATCACTTCGTGAACCGTGCTTGGCGCGATGCCACGGAGCTTGTCTCGCTGAGCGGCGGTGACGAGTTCACGTTCCACGAGGGCAGAAATGAGGGCCGACATGAAGGAGTCTCCGGCACCTACGGTGTCTTCAACTTCTACGGCCACGGCGTTGGCGCGAGCTTCTCCCCCGGCCACAACAGCCCAAGGGCCGCCGCTGCCGTAGGTCACGCAGACCAACGAAGCACCCAGCTCAAGCCAGGCTTGAGCGGTCTCACGAGCATCACGTTCCGGGTAGAGCCACTCGAGGTCCGAGTCCGATGCGCGCACGATATCAGACATACTGACGATGTGCTCGATCTTGGAGATCGCCGCGTCCTTGTCCTGAATCAGGGCAGAACGAACGTTGGGATCAAAGGAGATCGTGGCATGACCGCGAGCGCGTTCCACCGCATCGATGACGGACGCAGCTCCTGGGTCAAGGAAGGATCCAATGGAACCGACGTGGAGAACCTGAGCTTCTTCAAGAGCGGTAGCGGCAGCACCATCAAGAGGCTTCAAATCCCACGAGATATCAAAGGTGTAGGTTGCCGAACCAGCAGGATCAAGCTGACCCTTAGCGGTTGACGTAGGCTGCTCGGTGCGCGGAGCCAACTCCACCACCGAGTTATCGCGCAAGTGACGGTGGATCATGTCACCGTATTCGTCCTTGCCGTACTGACCCACGAAACCTACCGAGTGACCAAGAC
Encoded here:
- a CDS encoding carbohydrate kinase family protein, with the protein product MLLVIGEALVDVLSGGLSAPEAYVGGSPMNVAVGLARLGHSVGFVGQYGKDEYGDMIHRHLRDNSVVELAPRTEQPTSTAKGQLDPAGSATYTFDISWDLKPLDGAAATALEEAQVLHVGSIGSFLDPGAASVIDAVERARGHATISFDPNVRSALIQDKDAAISKIEHIVSMSDIVRASDSDLEWLYPERDARETAQAWLELGASLVCVTYGSGGPWAVVAGGEARANAVAVEVEDTVGAGDSFMSALISALVERELVTAAQRDKLRGIAPSTVHEVIDFAARAAAITVSRAGANPPYRAEIS